In Kaistella sp. 97-N-M2, the sequence AAGATTTATGGAAGTTTTTCCGAAACATCAGGTTGTTGAAGATGAATTTATTAAGTCCGGACGAGTGCTCGGAACCGGCGCATTTTCTGTCCCGGGCGAAGGCGCCATGGCGATTTTTGTCGACAAACCGGCTGCCGAAGATTTTGTAAAGCGCGATCCCTTTGTTTTGG encodes:
- a CDS encoding YciI family protein, translated to MKAVVFYEHADAPMERFMEVFPKHQVVEDEFIKSGRVLGTGAFSVPGEGAMAIFVDKPAAEDFVKRDPFVLEGLIAKVTIREWDDELM